Proteins encoded together in one Vigna angularis cultivar LongXiaoDou No.4 chromosome 5, ASM1680809v1, whole genome shotgun sequence window:
- the LOC108339056 gene encoding pentatricopeptide repeat-containing protein At3g24000, mitochondrial, translating into MNTVKLLALHCSFASVDYLLCGVPLRIRLSEQCRKLSTLAIAQTPLITQFQTCANENKPLSIGNHPNPQVSCFHQKGFSIITDFILGKALHAFCVKGILQLGTFHANTLINMYCKFCCLKHAQYVFDKMPETNEASWNNMMSGFVRVGRYHEAMRFFCQMLEHGVRPNSYVAASLVTACDRSGCMAEGALQAHALVVKCGLVSDVFVGTSFLHFYGTCGRVSEVDKLFQEIEEPNIVSWTALMVAYAYNGCLEDVLTVYQCLRHNGVYCNENAMATVIRSCGMLGDKKLGYQVLGSVIKSGLDITVSVANSLISMFGNFDSIEEASCVFDEMNERDTISWNSIITAIVHNGHCEESLEYFSQMRYTHTKTDYVTISAMLPVCGSAQNLRWGRGLHSIVVKSGLESNICVCNSLLSMYSQAGKSKDAELVFHRMAERDIISWNSMMANYVENGMYPRALQLLIEMLQTRKEKNYVTFTTALSACYNLEKLKMVHAMVILLGLHPNLIIGNALVTMYGKFGSMAEAQRVCKIMHEKDEVTWNALIGGHADNKETNAAIEAFNLLRKEDVPVSYITIVNLLSACLSPDNLLEHGMPVHAHIVVAGFELDTFVQSSLITMYAQCGDLNTSNYIFDELANKNSSTWNAIVSANAHYGPGEEALKLIVKMRNDEIHLDQFSFSVALAIIGNLTLLDEGQQLHGLIIKHGFDTNDYVLNATMDMYGKCGEIDDVFRILPQPRSRSHRSWNILISALARHGFFQQAREAFHEMLDLGLRPDHVTFVSLLSACSHGGLVDEGLAYFSSMSTEFCVPIGIEHCVCIIDLLGRAGRLAEADSFINKMSVPPNDLVWRTLLASCKIHGNLELARKAAHRLFQLDLSDDSAYVLYSNVCASTRRWGDMENVRKRMESHNIKKKPACSWIKLKNQVTTFGIGDQYHPQNAQIYAKLEELKKIITEAGYVPDTSYSLQDTDEEQKEHNLWNHSERIALAFGLINSPEGSPIRIFKNLRVCGDCHSVFKMVSQTIGRKIILRDAYRFHHFSNGMCSCLDYW; encoded by the coding sequence ATGAATACTGTAAAACTTTTGGCTTTGCATTGCTCTTTTGCAAGTGTTGATTATTTGCTTTGTGGTGTTCCACTTCGCATTCGATTATCAGAACAATGCAGAAAGCTGTCTACTCTTGCCATTGCGCAAACCCCACTCATTACTCAATTCCAAACATGCGCAAACGAAAACAAACCTTTGAGCATCGGAAACCACCCTAACCCGCAAGTTTCATGTTTTCATCAAAAGGGGTTTTCAATAATCACTGACTTCATTCTTGGGAAAGCACTGCACGCGTTTTGTGTGAAGGGTATCCTTCAACTGGGCACATTCCATGCAAACACTTTGATCAACATGTACTGTAAGTTTTGTTGCCTCAAACACGCGCAATATGTGTTCGATAAAATGCCTGAGACTAATGAAGCTTCTTGGAACAACATGATGTCGGGGTTTGTTCGAGTGGGGAGGTACCATGAAGCTATGAGATTCTTCTGCCAGATGCTTGAGCATGGTGTCAGGCCAAATAGTTATGTGGCTGCTAGTTTGGTGACTGCTTGTGATAGGTCGGGCTGCATGGCTGAAGGGGCACTTCAGGCTCATGCCCTTGTGGTCAAATGTGGTTTGGTGAGTGACGTATTTGTTGGCACGAGTTTTCTGCACTTTTATGGTACATGTGGTCGGGTTTCTGAGGTTGACAAACTCTTTCAAGAGATTGAGGAACCTAATATAGTGTCTTGGACTGCTTTGATGGTTGCTTATGCGTATAATGGGTGTTTAGAGGATGTTCTGACTGTTTATCAGTGTTTGAGACACAATGGAGTGTACTGTAATGAAAATGCAATGGCTACAGTTATTAGGTCTTGTGGGATGCTCGGAGATAAGAAGTTGGGTTATCAGGTGCTTGGTAGTGTGATCAAATCTGGACTGGATATTACTGTGTCTGTGGCGAACTCCCTTATTTCTATGTTTGGTAATTTTGATAGCATAGAAGAGGCGTCTTGtgtgtttgatgaaatgaatGAACGTGACACTATTTCATGGAATTCGATAATTACTGCAATTGTACATAATGGTCATTGCGAAGAATCTCTAGAATATTTTTCTCAGATGCGTTATACTCACACAAAAACAGATTATGTCACTATCTCGGCCATGTTACCGGTGTGTGGCTCTGCTCAAAATTTGAGGTGGGGAAGAGGGCTTCACAGTATAGTAGTAAAATCTGGACTGGAATCGAATATCTGCGTATGCAATAGTCTTCTAAGTATGTATTCCCAGGCTGGAAAATCGAAGGATGCAGAGCTTGTATTTCATAGAATGGCTGAGAGGGATATAATTTCATGGAATTCCATGATGGCAAATTATGTAGAGAATGGAATGTATCCACGTGCCTTGCAACTTTTGATTGAGATGCTCCAAACAAGAAAGGAGAAGAACTATGTAACTTTCACTACTGCATTATCTGCCtgttataatttagaaaaattaaagatgGTTCATGCCATGGTGATTCTTCTTGGTCTCCATCCCAATTTGATCATAGGTAATGCATTGGTTACCATGTATGGGAAATTTGGTTCGATGGCCGAAGCACAACGGGTGTGCAAAATTATGCATGAGAAAGATGAAGTAACATGGAATGCACTAATAGGTGGACATGCAGATAACAAGGAAACTAATGCGGCAATTGAAGCCTTTAATTTATTGAGAAAAGAAGATGTACCTGTAAGCTACATTACCATTGTTAATCTTCTCAGTGCTTGTTTGTCTCCCGATAACCTTTTGGAACACGGAATGCCCGTTCATGCACATATAGTAGTAGCGGGCTTTGAATTAGATACATTTGTCCAAAGCTCCCTAATTACAATGTATGCCCAATGTGGTGACCTTAATACAAGTAACTATATTTTTGATGAATTAGCTAACAAGAATTCTAGTACTTGGAATGCCATTGTGTCTGCAAATGCTCATTATGGACCTGGTGAGGAGGCACTAAAGCTTATAGTAAAGATGAGGAATGACGAGATTCATTTAGATCAGTTTAGCTTCTCCGTAGCTCTTGCCATTATTGGAAACTTAACTTTACTGGATGAAGGTCAGCAGCTTCATGGTTTGATTATCAAACACGGGTTTGACACCAATGATTACGTGTTAAATGCAACAATGGATATGTATGGAAAATGTGGGGAAATTGATGATGTTTTTAGGATCCTTCCCCAACCACGAAGCAGGTCACATAGATCTTGGAACATTTTAATATCAGCATTAGCCAGGCATGGTTTTTTTCAACAGGCTAGGGAAGCCTTTCATGAGATGCTTGATCTAGGACTGAGACCAGATCATGTCACTTTTGTTTCACTTTTGTCTGCATGCAGCCATGGGGGTTTGGTGGATGAGGGCCTTGCATACTTCTCTTCAATGTCTACCGAATTCTGTGTCCCCATTGGAATAGAACATTGTGTATGCATAATTGACCTTCTTGGGCGAGCAGGAAGGCTTGCTGAGGCTGACAGTTTCATTAATAAGATGTCAGTTCCACCAAATGACCTTGTGTGGCGTACACTGTTGGCTTCTTGTAAAATACATGGCAATTTGGAGCTTGCAAGGAAAGCTGCTCACCGCCTTTTCCAACTTGACTTATCAGATGATTCAGCCTATGTTCTTTATTCAAATGTCTGTGCATCAACGAGAAGGTGGGGAGATATGGAGAATGTAAGAAAGCGAATGGAATCACACAACATAAAGAAGAAACCTGCTTGTAGTTGGATCAAGTTGAAAAACCAGGTTACTACTTTCGGAATAGGGGATCAGTATCATCCACAAAATGCACAAATCTATGCAAAGTTGGAGGAACTCAAAAAGATCATTACAGAGGCTGGATATGTACCTGATACTAGTTATTCATTGCAAGATACAGATGAAGAACAAAAGGAGCATAACCTTTGGAACCATAGTGAGAGAATTGCCCTTGCATTTGGGTTGATCAATAGTCCAGAAGGCTCACCTATTAGAATTTTTAAGAATCTCCGTGTCTGTGGTGATTGCCACTCTGTTTTCAAGATGGTTAGTCAAACAATTGGCAGGAAAATCATATTAAGGGATGCATACCGGTTTCACCATTTCAGTAATGGCATGTGTTCCTGTTTGGACTACTGGTAA